A single window of Streptomyces sp. NBC_00464 DNA harbors:
- a CDS encoding methyltransferase, with protein MTTVSTTPTTTPVQPVPTPQPAMRLREIVFGAARSAAVRAAARLRIADALGEKPATAAELAAVVKTEPGPLRRLLRALSCYGIFTENADGTFAHTEMSRLLREDDPNSLRAISLWCTEPWTWEVWPRLDDAVRSGGNVFEDVFGKEFFDYLHQDAHESAQVFNQAMTTSSVQSALDVAALLDLTGVSSVADIGGGQGHVLASLLEKHPSVSGTLMDLPGVVARADERLRDGGSLAGRASIVAGDCREGIPVAADLYIIKNILEWDDDSTRRALRSVVAAARPGARVVVIENLVDDTPSMRFTTAMDLLLLLNVGGAKHTRQSLVERLSDAGLLIGEIRPVNPYLHAFECVVPD; from the coding sequence ATGACCACCGTGAGCACCACCCCCACCACCACGCCCGTCCAGCCCGTTCCCACCCCGCAGCCCGCCATGCGGCTGCGCGAGATCGTGTTCGGCGCGGCCCGCTCCGCCGCCGTGCGCGCCGCGGCGCGGCTGCGTATCGCGGACGCGCTGGGTGAGAAGCCGGCCACCGCGGCCGAGCTCGCCGCTGTGGTGAAGACCGAACCCGGGCCGCTGCGGCGGCTGCTGCGCGCCCTGTCCTGCTACGGCATCTTCACCGAGAACGCCGACGGCACCTTCGCCCACACCGAGATGTCCCGGCTGCTGCGCGAGGACGACCCGAACAGCCTGCGGGCCATCTCCCTGTGGTGCACCGAGCCCTGGACGTGGGAGGTCTGGCCCCGGCTGGACGACGCGGTGCGCTCCGGCGGCAACGTCTTCGAGGACGTGTTCGGCAAGGAGTTCTTCGACTACCTCCACCAGGACGCACACGAGTCGGCCCAGGTGTTCAACCAGGCCATGACGACCTCCAGCGTGCAGTCCGCGCTGGACGTGGCCGCTCTGCTCGACCTCACCGGGGTGTCGTCGGTCGCCGACATCGGCGGCGGCCAGGGGCACGTACTGGCAAGCCTGCTGGAGAAGCACCCGTCGGTCAGCGGCACCCTGATGGACCTGCCGGGTGTGGTGGCCCGGGCCGACGAGCGGCTGCGGGACGGCGGTTCACTCGCCGGCCGGGCGAGCATCGTGGCCGGTGACTGCCGTGAGGGCATTCCCGTGGCGGCCGATCTCTACATCATCAAGAACATCCTGGAGTGGGACGACGACAGCACCCGCCGGGCGCTGCGCAGCGTCGTCGCGGCGGCGCGTCCCGGGGCCCGGGTCGTCGTCATCGAGAACCTCGTCGACGACACGCCCTCCATGCGTTTCACCACCGCCATGGACCTGCTGCTGCTCCTGAACGTCGGCGGTGCCAAGCACACCCGGCAGAGCCTGGTCGAGCGGCTGTCCGACGCCGGGCTGCTGATCG